A genomic segment from Malus domestica chromosome 05, GDT2T_hap1 encodes:
- the LOC103435719 gene encoding CRIB domain-containing protein RIC6-like: MAAKDAKNSKMVVKDANNGKMVVKDANNNKMKGLLKGLRYISQIFDDNKDQEMQIGLPTDVKHVAHIGWDGPSTASSPSWMNEFQAPPGFQQSAPLGNGDMKEDYGVKWVSEDSSQKSSRGARSPANDMPDLPKSSRRHSSNGHGGGGTDSPKKEKSDKVKHTRRSSKNREISDSSTRSIQQSTDPSQGSKSPQNLPDIPKKTRRKKSKDSSIGSPSGSRRSKHHASSETCTSPGHQSATISQRSFQEGEDKGFT, encoded by the exons ATGGCGGCGAAAGATGCAAAGAATAGcaagatggtggtgaaggaCGCAAATAATGGCAAGATGGTGGTGAAAGATGCAAATAACAACAAGATGAAGGGCCTCTTGAAGGGCCTAAGATACATTTCTCAAATTTTTG ATGATAACAAAGACCAAGAAATGCAGATTGGGCTTCCTACAGATGTAAAGCATGTTGCTCATATAGGATGGGATGGCCCTTCAACTGCTAGTTCTCCAAGCTGG ATGAATGAGTTTCAAGCTCCACCAGGATTTCAACAGTCAGCACCTTTAGGCAATGGAGATATGAAAGAAGATTATGGGGTCAAATGGGTCTCTGAAG ATTCAAGCCAGAAAAGTTCAAGGGGTGCTAGGTCACCGGCGAATGACATGCCGGATTTACCCAAGTCGTCAAGGCGGCATTCATCGAACGGGCACGGAGGTGGTGGAACGGATTCCCCCAAGAAGGAAAAATCAGATAAAGTTAAGCATACAAGGAGGTCTTCTAAGAATAGGGAGATATCGGACAGTAGTACTAGGAGCATCCAGCAATCCACGGATCCAAGTCAAGGCAGCAAGTCGCCGCAAAACCTACCGGACATCCCTAAGAAAACGCGACGGAAGAAGTCGAAGGACTCGTCCATTGGGAGTCCATCAGGGTCAAGGAGATCTAAACACCATGCTAGTTCAGAAACATGTACATCTCCTGGACACCAATCTGCAACCATTTCTCAGAGATCTTTTCAAGAGGGGGAGGACAAGGGATTTACATGA
- the LOC103435721 gene encoding glycolipid transfer protein 1-like, translated as MAGSGTVFSSALEGMNHVKSKSGEMLAKPFLDVCKHLLPVLDKFGAAFAPVKSDIGNNISRLDSKYSSSPSEFNLLYSIVRVEIEAKTAKSSSSCTNALLWLTRAMDYLVELFRNLHDNPDWSMSKACSEAYAKTLKKSHNWLASSSFSVGIKLAPERKKFMNILGGETPELNSDMGKFCTNFSPLLEENHKFLDSVGMDDLKA; from the exons ATGGCAGGATCAGGAACTGTTTTCTCTTCTGCTTTGGAAGGGATGAATCATGTTAAATCCAAATCCGGCGAGATGCTTGCCAAACCTTTCTTGGATGTGTGCAAACACTTGCTGCCTGTTTTAG ACAAGTTTGGAGCTGCCTTTGCCCCTGTGAAATCTGATATTGGTAATAACATATCG AGGTTGGATTCTAAGTATTCGTCGAGCCCGTCAGAATTTAACCTCTTGTATAGCATAGTTCGAGTTGAGATTGAAGCGAAAACTGCGAAATCCTCATCTAGTTGCACAAATGCTCTACTCTGGTTAACAAG GGCTATGGATTACTTGGTGGAGCTGTTTCGGAATCTACATGATAATCCAGACTGGTCAATGTCGAAGGCTTGTAGCGAAGCGTACGCCAAGACGCTGAAGAAATCGCATAACTGGCTAGCTAGCTCAAGTTTTAGT GTTGGAATTAAGCTTGCTCCAGAGAGGAAGAAATTTATGAACATATTAGGTGGTGAAACTCCTGAATTAAACTCTGATATGGGGAAATTCTGCACGAACTTTTCTCCACTCCTCGAAGAGAATCACAAGTTCTTG GACTCTGTTGGAATGGACGATTTGAAAGCTTGA